The proteins below come from a single Parabacteroides chongii genomic window:
- a CDS encoding DUF6057 family protein, which translates to MVVLAALFVFLQEYSRFHFFFIEQSQLFQFTGEYISGKLSMPGGFALTLSEFLVQFFRYPYAGAGITAVLLLFAGIGMRGIVRRIVPGTGLFLLYLIPVILLMFLHFDFNYLVFGTIAFNLMLLALYLCLRISDDKWRMIAEIVVTPLLYGLAGAVACLFALSVLIYEFLNKTPKFTGFY; encoded by the coding sequence TTGGTTGTATTGGCTGCTTTGTTCGTCTTTTTACAGGAATATAGTCGATTCCATTTCTTTTTTATTGAGCAAAGCCAGTTGTTTCAGTTTACCGGTGAATATATCTCCGGCAAATTGTCTATGCCAGGCGGATTTGCGTTAACCTTATCTGAATTTTTAGTGCAGTTCTTTCGGTATCCGTATGCCGGGGCAGGGATTACGGCTGTATTGCTACTGTTCGCAGGGATTGGAATGAGAGGAATCGTCCGCCGGATCGTACCGGGTACAGGGTTGTTCCTGCTTTATCTGATACCAGTTATTTTGCTTATGTTCCTTCATTTTGATTTCAATTATCTGGTTTTCGGAACGATTGCGTTCAATCTGATGCTTCTGGCTCTGTATTTGTGCTTGCGTATATCGGATGATAAATGGCGGATGATAGCAGAGATCGTTGTGACACCGTTGCTTTATGGGCTGGCGGGAGCGGTGGCATGTTTGTTTGCCCTGTCTGTTTTGATTTATGAGTTCCTGAATAAAACTCCGAAGTTTACTGGGTTTTATTAG